The following are encoded together in the Triticum dicoccoides isolate Atlit2015 ecotype Zavitan chromosome 6B, WEW_v2.0, whole genome shotgun sequence genome:
- the LOC119325748 gene encoding disease resistance protein RGA5-like, giving the protein MEVVTGAMGSLLPKLGELLVGEYKLQKGVKEDVESLEREMKSMNAALVKVAEVPRDQLDNQVIIWADELRELSYDMEDVVDNFLVCVEGSKSNAVANSNKLKGLTAKMANLFTKGKARHQIADAMKDIKNRAQEVADRHNRYRVDDVVANAAGKHKVDPRVLALYKDQKELVGIEDAQNELTKRLTDGAGDGDGDVPNQQPKMKAVSIVGPGGLGKTTLAKAVYDRLRTQFKYTAFVPVGRNPEVKKVLRDILLEVDKRECMGDVATLDEKQLIDKLQELLENGRYLIVIDDIWDLEAWKIIKCAFIDNNHGSRVITTTRILDVATNTGDIYKLKPLSQHLSEELFYTRLFGGKDKCPFGQPAEVSDKILQKCGGVPLAIITIASLLTGKPMEDWSKVFDSIGFGSGDSNTDVENTRKILLFSYYDLPYYLRSCLLHLSVYPEDYLIMKDKVIWQWVAEGFVSEEPGVSLFETGERYFNELANRSMIQPVGSQETYTIFACRIHDMVLDMICLLSKEQNFVTILDSNEKNIPSPCNARRLAVQKRVAPLANTGMPKLRSCYAIMCKPNALPSLSNFQVLRVLDMEQCSFDKDHPYHLEHLGRLPQLRYLGMD; this is encoded by the exons ATGGAGGTGGTGACCGGTGCCATGGGAAGCTTGCTCCCCAAGCTCGGCGAGCTGCTCGTGGGGGAGTACAAGCTGCAAAAGGGCGTCAAGGAGGACGTTGAGTCCCTTGAAAGGGAGATGAAGAGCATGAACGCTGCCCTCGTCAAGGTGGCGGAGGTGCCAAGGGACCAGCTGGACAACCAGGTCATCATCTGGGCTGACGAGCTCAGGGAGCTGTCCTATGACATGGAGGATGTTGTCGACAACTTCCTAGTGTGCGTCGAGGGATCTAAATCCAATGCAGTcgccaactcaaacaagctcaaagggCTAACAGCAAAGATGGCCAACTTGTTCACCAAAGGCAAGGCCCGCCATCAGATCGCCGATGCCATGAAGGACATCAAGAACCGCGCGCAAGAGGTGGCTGACCGGCATAACAGGTACAGGGTTGATGATGTTGTTGCCAATGCAGCTGGCAAACACAAGGTTGACCCTCGTGTGCTGGCATTGTACAAGGATCAGAAAGAGCTCGTTGGCATTGAAGACGCACAGAATGAGCTAACCAAGAGGCTCACAGATGGtgctggtgatggtgatggtgatgttccCAATCAGCAGCCCAAGATGAAGGCAGTCTCTATTGTTGGACCTGGAGGGCTTGGCAAGACTACACTTGCTAAGGCAGTGTATGATAGGCTTAGAACACAATTTAAATACACAGCCTTTGTTCCGGTGGGTCGAAACCCTGAAGTGAAGAAAGTTCTCAGGGATATCCTCTTGGAAGTTGACAAGAGAGAGTGTATGGGTGATGTAGCCACATTGGATGAAAAACAACTCATCGACAAACTCCAAGAACTACTTGAGAATGGAAG GTACTTAATTGTCATTGATGACATATGGGATTTAGAAGCATGGAAAATTATCAAATGTGCTTTCATTGATAACAATCATGGGAGCCGAGTAATCACAACTACTCGTATTCTTGATGTTGCCACAAATACCGGTGATATTTACAAGCTAAAACCCCTTTCTCAACATTTGTCTGAAGAATTATTCTATACAAGATTGTTTGGTGGTAAAGATAAATGCCCTTTTGGTCAACCAGCTGAAGTATCAGACAAAATTTTACAGAAGTGCGGAGGTGTGCCATTAGCTATAATAACAATAGCTAGTTTGTTGACTGGTAAACCTATGGAGGATTGGTCTAAAGTATTCGACTCAATTGGTTTTGGATCTGGAGATAGCAACACAGATGTAGAGAACACGAGGAAGATATTATTATTTAGTTATTATGATCTACCTTATTATCTGAGGTCTTGTCTGCTGCATCTGAGCGTATACCCAGAAGACTATTTGATCATGAAAGACAAAGTGATATGGCAGTGGGTCGCCGAAGGTTTCGTCAGTGAGGAACCAGGGGTAAGCTTATTTGAGACCGGtgaaaggtactttaatgaacttgcAAATAGAAGCATGATTCAGCCCGTAGGGAGTCAAGAAACATACACAATATTTGCTTGTCGTATTCATGATATGGTGCTAGATATGATTTGTTTATTATCAAAGGAACAAAATTTTGTTACTATATTGGATAGTAACGAGAAGAACATACCTTCACCATGCAATGCCCGTAGGTTAGCTGTCCAAAAGAGAGTGGCGCCTCTGGCTAACACAGGCATGCCAAAACTGAGGTCGTGCTATGCCATCATGTGTAAACCCAATGCATTGCCATCTCTTTCAAACTTTCAAGTATTACGTGTTCTAGATATGGAACAGTGCAGCTTTGACAAAGACCATCCTTACCATCTAGAACATCTCGGGAGGTTACCTCAGTTGAGATACCTGGGCatggattaa